Proteins from a genomic interval of Pectobacterium sp. A5351:
- a CDS encoding helicase RepA family protein: MATHKPINILEAFAAAPPPLDYVLPNMVAGTVGALVSPGGAGKSMLALQLAAQIAGGPDLLEVGELPTGPVIYLPAEDPPTAIHHRLHALGAHLSAEERQAVADGLLIQPLIGSLPNIMAPEWFDGLKRAAEGRRLMVLDTLRRFHIEEENASGPMAQVIGRMEAIAADTGCSIVFLHHASKGAAMMGAGDQQQASRGSSVLVDNIRWQSYLSSMTSAEAEEWGVDDDQRRFFVRFGVSKANYGAPFADRWFRRHDGGVLKPAVLERQRKSKGVPRGEA, encoded by the coding sequence ATGGCTACCCATAAGCCTATCAATATTCTGGAGGCGTTCGCAGCAGCGCCGCCACCGCTGGACTACGTTTTGCCCAACATGGTGGCCGGTACGGTCGGGGCGCTGGTGTCGCCCGGTGGTGCCGGTAAATCCATGCTGGCCCTGCAACTGGCCGCACAGATTGCAGGCGGGCCGGATCTGCTGGAGGTGGGCGAACTGCCCACCGGCCCGGTGATCTACCTGCCCGCCGAAGACCCGCCCACCGCCATTCATCACCGCCTGCACGCCCTTGGGGCGCACCTCAGCGCCGAGGAACGGCAAGCCGTGGCTGACGGCCTGCTGATCCAGCCGCTGATCGGCAGCCTGCCCAACATCATGGCCCCGGAGTGGTTCGACGGCCTCAAGCGCGCCGCCGAGGGCCGCCGCCTGATGGTGCTGGACACGCTGCGCCGGTTCCACATCGAGGAAGAAAACGCCAGCGGCCCCATGGCCCAGGTCATCGGTCGCATGGAGGCCATCGCCGCCGATACCGGGTGCTCTATCGTGTTCCTGCACCATGCCAGCAAGGGCGCGGCCATGATGGGCGCAGGCGACCAGCAGCAGGCCAGCCGGGGCAGCTCGGTACTGGTCGATAACATCCGCTGGCAGTCCTACCTGTCGAGCATGACCAGCGCCGAGGCCGAGGAATGGGGTGTGGACGACGACCAGCGCCGGTTCTTCGTCCGCTTCGGTGTGAGCAAGGCCAACTATGGCGCACCGTTCGCTGATCGGTGGTTCAGGCGGCATGACGGCGGGGTGCTCAAGCCCGCCGTGCTGGAGAGGCAGCGCAAGAGCAAGGGGGTGCCCCGTGGTGAAGCCTAA